From a single Brassica oleracea var. oleracea cultivar TO1000 chromosome C5, BOL, whole genome shotgun sequence genomic region:
- the LOC106343425 gene encoding uncharacterized RNA methyltransferase BH0687, with amino-acid sequence MKMTNSPFITTSEKVAFEHSPTSTPMLATAPAHALRLRYVAPSRLWFHKFRCSSSSSSSAVPLANLSDSELSGGNNTLKANEDKNNSEKKTAPYYPKRGQTVELVCESLGFKGKGICKVDGTGFVVMCDRALPGERFLGRVTRRKGSYAEVTKIKTLTPHRDLVEAPCEYASYCGGCKAQNLSYEAQLRAKEEQVHELITHVGRFSDNNPGLETVLKPIVPCDIQFNYRNKMEFSFGPQRWLPVEMLHEREDGPMSFALGLHAPGFFDKVLNVDKCLLQSEPANMVLAAVQDCWRDPELNLSPYNARSHAGFLKHLMLRTGRNVETGSQELMVNFVTSSYKPELLKPLVDKVSSIPEVVSIMNNVNSSVGNTSVGEQEYTLYGKETIAEVLRDLTFQISANSFFQTNTHQAEVLYKLIEECAGLKGDGSEVVLDLFCGTGTVGLTLARRAKHVYGYEVVPQAITDAHKNAQINGIENATFIQGDLNKIGEDFGSNFPKPDIVISDPNRPGMHMKLIKFLLNLKSPRIIYVSCNPATCARDLDYLCHGVEEKNIKGCYKLMSVQPVDMFPHTPHIECVCLLELS; translated from the exons ATGAAGATGACCAATTCACCCTTTATCACAACATCTGAGAAAGTCGCTTTCGAGCACTCCCCCACATCGACCCCAATGTTAGCCACGGCTCCTGCTCATGCCCTCAGGCTCAGGTACGTGGCTCCCTCGCGCTTGTGGTTTCATAAGTTCCGATGCTCCTCCTCCTCCTCCTCCTCCGCGGTTCCTCTCGCTAACCTCTCTGATTCTGAGCTCTCCGGCGGTAACAACACACTGAAGGCGAACGAAGACAAGAACAACAGCGAGAAGAAAACGGCGCCGTATTACCCGAAACGAGGGCAGACGGTGGAGCTTGTCTGCGAGAGTTTGGGGTTTAAGGGAAAAGGAATCTGCAAGGTCGATGGCACTGGCTTCGTCGTCATGTGCGACCGTGCTCTTCCCGGCGAGCGTTTTCTCGGCCGCGTCACTCGCCGCAAAGGCAGCTACGCCGAG GTGACAAAGATCAAGACTTTAACTCCACACCGTGACTTGGTAGAAGCTCCATGTGAGTACGCTTCCTACTGTGGTGGTTGCAAAGCTCAGAATCTCTCCTACGAAGCTCAGCTTAGAGCTAAAGAAGAACAAGTTCATGAGCTCATCACTCATGTCGGAAGGTTCTCTGATAATAATCCAGGTCTCGAGACTGTCTTGAAGCCTATTGTTCCTTGTGATATCCAGTTCAATTACCGTAACAAG ATGGAATTTTCATTTGGTCCACAAAGATGGCTTCCTGTTGAAATGTTGCACGAGAGAGAAGATGGTCCTATGAGCTTTGCGTTGGGGCTACACGCTCCTGGGTTTTTTGACAAGGTTTTGAATGTCGACAAGTGCTTGTTACAAAGCGAGCCTGCAAACATG GTTCTTGCTGCTGTTCAAGATTGCTGGAGAGATCCTGAACTAAATCTTTCGCCCTATAATGCTCGTTCACATGCCGGGTTTCTTAAACATTTGATGCTTAGAACTGGAAG GAATGTGGAGACTGGTTCACAAGAACTCATGGTCAATTTTGTGACATCCTCTTATAAGCCAGAGCTGTTGAAGCCCCTGGTTGATAAAGTCTCATCAATTCCGGAAGTG GTAAGCATCATGAACAATGTAAATTCCTCTGTTGGAAATACATCTGTTGGGGAACAAGAGTATACACTTTACGGTAAAGAAACAATCGCAGAGGTCTTGAGAGACCTTACCTTCCAAATCTCAGCCAACTCTTTCTTTCAGACTAACACTCATCAG GCTGAAGTTCTGTATAAGCTAATTGAGGAATGTGCTGGACTTAAAGGAGATGGCTCAGAAGTGGTGCTTGATCTTTTCTGTGGAACTGGTACAGTTGGTCTTACACTTGCCAGAAG GGCGAAGCATGTGTATGGTTATGAAGTAGTTCCACAGGCAATAACAGATGCACACAAGAATGCTCAAATAAACGGCATAGAGAATGCAACATTCATCCAAGGGGATCTTAATAAAATAGGAGAGGATTTTGGGAGCAATTTTCCTAAACCTGATATCGTTATTTCTG ATCCCAATCGGCCTGGTATGCACATGAAGTTGATCAAGTTTCTGCTAAACCTTAAATCTCCACGGATCATATATGTTTCATGTAATCCTGCAACCTGCGCTAGGGATCTTGATTATCTTTGTCATGGCGTG GAGGAGAAGAATATAAAGGGGTGCTACAAACTGATGAGTGTGCAGCCAGTGGATATGTTCCCTCACACTCCTCACATCGAATGTGTCTGCTTGCTTGAGCTTTCTTGA
- the LOC106294338 gene encoding uncharacterized protein LOC106294338 — protein MGKEEGVKDTSASNLRPTNQCRSLLPMRVLQVFLMLVALALGISVVSMHMIKYLKVQTLAPTTLISTSDEITTLERFIKPPSSVWHSMNDSELLWLASMEPRRYDHPFKRVPKMAFMFLTKGPLPFAPLWERFFKGHEGFYSIYVHTLPDYKSDVPSSSVFYRRQIPSQHVAWGEMSMCEAERRLLANALLDISNEWFVLLSEACIPLRGFEFIYNYVSKSIYSFMGSADEDGPYGRGRYSYAMGPEVQLSQWRKGSQWFEINRELALYIVEDINYYHKFKEFCRPPCYVDEHYFPTMLSIRYSHLLAKRTLTWTDWSKGGPHPTLFGKSVITEMFLKMIQEGQSCLYNDQKSQVCYLFARKFAPSALEPLLKLAPKVLGF, from the exons ATGGGGAAGGAGGAAGGGGTTAAAGATACATCAGCTTCTAATTTAAGACCTACAAACCAATGTAGGTCTCTTTTACCAATGCGGGTGCTTCAGGTTTTCTTGATGCTCGTTGCTTTGGCTCTTGGAATCTCAGTCGTTAGCATGCACATGATCAAGTACTTGAAGGTTCAAACTTTGGCTCCTACCACATTGATCTCTACGAGTGATGAGATAACTACATTGGAGAGATTTATCAAGCCTCCATCGAGTGTTTGGCACTCCATGAATGACTCCGAGCTTCTTTGGCTTGCATCTATGGAGCCACGGAGATATGACCACCCTTTTAAAAGGGTTCCTAAAATGGCATTCATGTTTCTCACCAAAGGTCCATTACCATTTGCTCCACTTTGGGAAAGGTTTTTCAAAGGGCATGAAGGGTTTTACTCAATATACGTTCACACATTGCCAGATTATAAATCGGATGTCCCTAGCTCATCTGTGTTTTACAGAAGACAGATCCCAAGTCAG CATGTGGCTTGGGGAGAGATGAGTATGTGTGAAGCTGAGAGAAGGCTTTTGGCTAACGCGTTACTGGATATCTCTAATGAATGGTTTGTTTTGCTCTCTGAAGCTTGCATTCCTCTCCGCGGTTTCGAGTTCATCTACAATTATGTCTCCAAATCAATATATAGTTTCATGGGTTCTGCTGACGAGGACGGGCCTTACGGAAGAGGCAGGTACAGCTATGCAATGGGACCAGAAGTCCAACTAAGCCAGTGGAGAAAAGGGTCTCAGTGGTTTGAAATCAACAGAGAACTTGCTCTTTACATTGTTGAAGACATCAATTACTATCACAAATTCAAAGAGTTTTGTAGACCTCCTTGTTATGTGGATGAACATTACTTCCCAACAATGCTATCTATTAGATATTCTCATTTGCTGGCGAAGAGGACATTAACTTGGACAGATTGGTCAAAAGGTGGTCCTCATCCGACTCTTTTTGGGAAGTCTGTTATAACAGAGATGTTTCTCAAGATGATTCAGGAAGGTCAGTCCTGCTTATACAATGATCAGAAATCTCAAGTGTGTTATCTCTTTGCAAGAAAGTTTGCTCCAAGTGCATTGGAGCCATTACTCAAACTTGCACCAAAGGTTCTTGGGTTCTAA
- the LOC106296194 gene encoding uncharacterized protein At1g51745, with translation MGSSDERNSKAIDASVGGLVWVRRRNGSWWPGRIMAHHEVPDDTIVSPKSGTPIKLLGREDAGVDWYNLEKSKRVKAFRCGEYDACIETAKATATGASKKPVKYARREDAIVHALEIENALLVGKDEKASTSSDSTEGALQSSVSCEKTSNGESSKVLPLSGKRSKTTPSDSEDDGSAGNKRMRGLEDLGVSIGSNGEANKQENDEEDISDSMPNGVLANGTSRGSSPSMKGIKRSPVVNANENSKKKNQRPRPPAKVLESTATASVPVSENKVSAVINNNNSDSNGVSCENDDVTLNASQVMMHNKAKETEISSISVSAKDEVFDVPLLGEEKHSAGTSEAAFTFSHTKALALVSEPTRQCDDVVKTEGCNGFACISPSALLINGIEDITSKWQIKGKRNPRQMSKKQEERRLAYAEEANNNYLPHCSLSDQNPHGVHFSGMGRNSQLYDVKIEEKGSYKPRNVPMISLMSKLDGEAIVGHPLTLEVLQDGSCDRILCSHIKSLVVPMVAGDAKPKPSWKNKSKKKKPHIPPHKSSKSKKASSLSIKTRCLSALSGKKLTVSSKKKVMIEKTREGIVSCIPLKVVFSRINEAVKGSARQVHRALPSSGNNTT, from the exons ATGGGGAGTAGTGATGAGCGAAACAGTAAGGCGATTGATGCCTCCGTTGGAGGTTTGGTTTGGGTCCGACGCCGTAACGGGTCTTGGTGGCCGGGTCGGATCATGGCTCATCACGAGGTTCCTGATGATACCATCGTTTCTCCCAAATCAGGCACACCTATTAAGCTTCTAGGTCGTGAAGATGCTGGCGT GGATTGGTATAATCTTGAAAAGTCCAAGAGGGTGAAGGCGTTTCGTTGTGGGGAGTATGATGCCTGTATTGAGACTGCTAAGGCTACTGCCACTGGTGCTAGTAAGAAGCCTGTCAAGTATGCTCGACGGGAAGACGCCATTGTCCATGCTCTCGAGATCGAGAATGCCCTCCTTGTTGGAAAAGATGAGAAGGCAAGCACGTCTTCTGACTCGACTGAAGGTGCGTTGCAGTCTAGTGTGTCTTGCGAAAAGACTAGTAATGGCGAATCTTCAAAGGTGCTGCCTTTGTCAGGAAAGAGGAGTAAAACAACACCTAGTGACTCCGAAGATGATGGGAGTGCAGGAAACAAACGAATGAGAGGCCTTGAGGATCTTGGAGTTAGTATAGGATCAAACGGAGAGGCTAATAAGCAGGAAAATGATGAAGAAGACATCAGTGATTCTATGCCGAATGGGGTTCTTGCAAATGGTACTAGCAGGGGTAGCTCTCCGTCAATGAAAGGTATAAAAAGGTCACCAGTTGTCAATGCTAATGAGAACTCTAAAAAGAAAAACCAACGACCGCGGCCACCGGCAAAAGTGTTAGAGAGTACTGCTACGGCTTCTGTTCCTGTCTCTGAAAACAAAGTTTCTGCTGTAATCAACAATAATAACTCTGACAGCAATGGGGTTTCGTGTGAGAATGATGATGTTACATTAAATGCTTCCCAAGTGATGATGCATAACAAGGCAAAAGAGACTGAAATCTCCAGCATATCAGTTTCGGCAAAGGATGAAGTATTTGATGTTCCCCTACTTGGAGAAGAAAAACACTCTGCAG GTACTTCAGAGGCAGCTTTCACATTTTCACACACGAAAGCTCTGGCTCTTGTTTCTGAACCAACGAGGCAATGTGATGATGTGGTGAAAACGGAAGGATGTAATGGATTTGCTTGTATAAGTCCATCTGCTTTACTTATCAATGGGATTGAGGATATCACTTCCAAGTGGCAGATAAAGGGGAAAAGGAACCCAAGGCAGATGAGTAAAAAACAAGAGGAAAGAAGACTTGCTTACGCCGAAGAAGCCAACAACAATTATCTGCCTCATTGTTCTCTCTCTGATCAAAATCCACATGGTGTTCATTTCAGCGGTATGGGAAGAAATTCTCAACTGTACGACGTGAAGATCGAGGAAAAAGGCAGCTACAAACCCAGGAACGTCCCGATGATTTCCCTTATGAGTAAACTGGACGGTGAAGCTATTGTCGGTCATCCTCTAACCCTTGAAGTGCTTCAAGATGGATCGTGTGACCGCATTTTGTGCAGTCATATCAAGTCGCTTGTTGTTCCAATGGTTGCCGGTGATGCGAAGCCGAAACCATCTTGGAAGAATAAATCCAAGAAAAAGAAACCACACATTCCTCCGCACAAATCATCAAAGTCAAAGAAAGCTTCGTCCCTATCCATAAAGACAAGATGCCTCTCTGCTCTAAGTGGCAAGAAGCTGACAGTGAGTAGCAAGAAGAAAGTGATGATTGAGAAGACGAGAGAGGGGATTGTGTCTTGCATCCCTCTGAAAGTAGTCTTCAGTAGGATAAACGAAGCAGTGAAGGGGTCAGCGAGACAAGTACATAGAGCATTGCCATCTTCTGGCAATAATACTACATGA